One Gordonia mangrovi genomic region harbors:
- a CDS encoding SDR family NAD(P)-dependent oxidoreductase has protein sequence MDYRDKTALITGASGGIGAEFAHTLAAEGSHLILVARSEDKLAALADELAARHGIRVEVIPADLSLPGAAETLITEVDKRDLTVDMLINNAGFGTHGDLVDADPGRISDEVALNVATLTDLTTVYFQRMAHRGVGAIVNVASTAGFQPIPHMAVYGATKAYVLSLSEALWWEGRQLGVKVLALCPGATDTDFFDVAGSADAAVGARRTTRQVVDTALRALDGGKPSVVDGVPNRIMAASNRFAPRRLVLAITERAVRPRRRA, from the coding sequence ATGGACTATCGGGACAAGACCGCATTGATCACCGGCGCCAGCGGCGGCATCGGCGCCGAGTTCGCACACACGTTGGCGGCCGAAGGATCTCACCTGATCCTCGTGGCCCGCAGCGAGGACAAGCTCGCCGCACTCGCCGACGAACTGGCCGCTCGGCACGGCATTCGTGTCGAGGTCATCCCAGCCGACCTGTCCCTGCCAGGCGCGGCCGAAACCCTGATCACCGAGGTGGACAAGCGAGACCTGACCGTCGACATGCTGATCAACAACGCCGGTTTCGGCACACACGGCGACCTCGTCGACGCCGACCCCGGTCGCATCAGCGACGAGGTGGCGCTCAACGTCGCCACCCTGACCGACCTCACCACGGTCTACTTCCAGCGGATGGCCCACCGTGGCGTCGGTGCCATCGTCAATGTGGCCAGTACCGCTGGGTTCCAACCGATCCCACACATGGCCGTCTACGGCGCCACGAAGGCCTACGTCCTGTCGTTGAGTGAGGCGCTGTGGTGGGAGGGCCGACAGCTCGGCGTGAAGGTTCTCGCACTGTGCCCGGGGGCGACCGATACCGATTTCTTCGACGTGGCCGGCTCCGCGGATGCGGCCGTCGGCGCGCGGCGCACGACGCGGCAGGTGGTCGACACCGCGCTGCGTGCGCTGGACGGCGGCAAACCTAGCGTGGTCGACGGGGTGCCGAACCGGATCATGGCCGCGTCGAACCGCTTTGCGCCGCGCCGACTGGTGCTGGCGATCACCGAGCGGGCGGTGCGGCCGCGCCGCCGCGCCTGA